Proteins co-encoded in one Bacteroidota bacterium genomic window:
- a CDS encoding PorP/SprF family type IX secretion system membrane protein: MKATKIKVVMLMLIASVSIKAQDFHLAQYEVASLYLNPAHTGMYGLDKGDYKIYVDSRSQWRSFGVKPFFTTYLAYDMPYKIKDNQIGIGAYFINNRTGPGNFNTTGFMLSGAYDILNKKAYGKHYLTTGLQMGLFYKSYNAERLNYDAQYSPSLDGGSFDQSIESGEPENNRLNITKFDANFGLYYKYVDILAKYHPYVGLALSHLTMPNESFIGERKRLPIKWMLNGGCDFTINEEIELTPRFIYMYQSEAYEINAGFIGTYKLTENNTKLLLGCDYRHKDAVIIHLGVKQETYALRFSYDINTSYLKNYTRSRGAWEISLVITGEKGKSFFSTLPKF; the protein is encoded by the coding sequence ATGAAAGCAACAAAAATAAAAGTAGTAATGTTAATGCTTATAGCCTCTGTAAGCATTAAAGCGCAGGATTTTCACTTAGCGCAATACGAAGTAGCCTCATTATACCTTAATCCGGCCCATACAGGAATGTATGGTTTGGATAAAGGAGATTATAAAATTTATGTAGACTCACGTTCGCAGTGGCGTTCATTTGGTGTAAAACCATTTTTCACCACGTATTTAGCTTATGATATGCCTTATAAGATTAAAGACAATCAAATTGGTATTGGAGCTTACTTCATAAATAACCGTACAGGACCGGGCAACTTCAACACCACCGGATTTATGTTATCGGGAGCTTATGATATCTTAAATAAGAAAGCCTACGGTAAACATTATTTAACAACAGGTTTACAAATGGGATTGTTTTACAAATCTTATAATGCTGAGCGATTAAACTATGATGCACAATATTCACCGTCGTTAGATGGAGGTAGTTTCGATCAAAGTATCGAAAGCGGAGAGCCGGAAAACAACCGTTTAAACATCACTAAGTTTGATGCTAACTTTGGATTGTATTATAAATATGTTGACATATTAGCAAAATACCATCCGTATGTTGGTTTAGCATTATCACACTTAACCATGCCAAACGAATCCTTTATTGGTGAAAGAAAACGTTTACCGATTAAGTGGATGTTAAATGGAGGATGTGATTTCACCATCAATGAAGAGATTGAATTAACACCACGCTTTATTTACATGTATCAATCAGAAGCCTATGAAATAAACGCAGGATTTATTGGTACGTATAAATTAACCGAGAACAACACTAAATTATTGTTAGGTTGTGATTACCGTCATAAAGACGCGGTGATCATTCACTTGGGTGTTAAACAGGAAACATACGCATTGCGTTTTAGCTACGACATCAACACATCGTACTTAAAGAATTACACACGCAGTCGTGGTGCCTGGGAAATTTCATTGGTAATTACAGGAGAAAAAGGAAAATCCTTCTTCTCTACTTTACCGAAATTCTAG
- a CDS encoding DNA-3-methyladenine glycosylase, with amino-acid sequence MKVKKSYFLEEDVVSLAEDMLGKVLVTKFNNKLTAGIITETEAYDGIHDRACHAYGGKRTARTEVMYAQGGISYVYLCYGMHHLFNIVTGSKDVPQAVLIRAIQPLKGIEEILKRRNATKLSVNLCVGPGKITKALGITTQHNAFDLTQGKIWLEDENVQLKKSQILKGPRIGVDYAGEDAKLLYRFWIRGYEL; translated from the coding sequence ATGAAAGTTAAAAAATCATATTTTCTAGAGGAGGATGTAGTCTCTCTGGCCGAAGACATGCTCGGAAAAGTACTGGTAACGAAGTTCAATAATAAGCTTACCGCCGGTATTATTACTGAGACGGAGGCCTACGATGGTATCCATGATCGGGCTTGTCACGCTTACGGCGGAAAGCGTACTGCTCGCACTGAAGTGATGTATGCACAGGGAGGTATCAGTTATGTGTACTTGTGTTACGGCATGCATCATTTGTTTAATATAGTAACAGGAAGCAAAGATGTTCCTCAAGCTGTTTTAATTCGTGCCATTCAACCCTTAAAAGGCATTGAGGAAATTTTAAAAAGAAGAAATGCGACAAAACTCTCTGTTAATTTATGTGTTGGACCGGGAAAAATTACAAAAGCACTTGGCATTACAACACAACACAATGCTTTTGATTTAACGCAAGGAAAAATTTGGTTAGAGGATGAGAATGTTCAATTAAAAAAATCTCAGATATTAAAAGGTCCTCGCATAGGAGTGGATTACGCCGGTGAAGATGCGAAGTTACTATATCGTTTTTGGATTAGAGGATATGAGTTGTGA
- a CDS encoding endonuclease domain-containing protein, whose translation MNMREVIERCRMLRAKSTLAEKDLWRKLRNRKVEGLKFNRQHPIVYGNDNFNLKFFIADFYCAEKKLVIELDGEIHNFRTEYDKDRDEIIEGLGLKVIRFKNEEIDEVVKVIRKL comes from the coding sequence ATGAATATGCGGGAAGTAATTGAAAGGTGTAGGATGCTTAGAGCAAAAAGTACCTTAGCGGAAAAGGACTTGTGGAGAAAATTGCGTAATAGAAAAGTGGAGGGTTTAAAATTTAATCGTCAGCATCCTATTGTCTATGGAAATGATAATTTTAATCTGAAGTTTTTTATAGCTGATTTTTATTGTGCCGAGAAAAAATTAGTAATTGAGTTAGATGGCGAAATACATAATTTCAGAACTGAATATGATAAAGATCGCGATGAAATTATTGAAGGCTTGGGATTAAAAGTTATTCGTTTTAAGAATGAAGAGATAGATGAAGTTGTTAAGGTAATTAGAAAACTTTGA
- a CDS encoding co-chaperone GroES — MAKVSVKPLADRVLVEPAEAETKTASGIIIPDTAKEKPMKGKVIAVGAGKKDEPVTVKVGDTVLYGKYAGTELQIDGKEYLIMRESDIYAVI, encoded by the coding sequence ATGGCAAAAGTGAGTGTAAAACCGTTAGCTGACCGAGTTCTGGTAGAACCGGCCGAAGCTGAGACAAAAACTGCTTCAGGAATCATTATTCCTGATACAGCAAAAGAAAAACCAATGAAAGGAAAAGTAATTGCTGTAGGAGCAGGTAAAAAAGACGAACCTGTTACCGTTAAGGTAGGCGACACTGTGTTATACGGAAAATACGCAGGTACCGAATTACAAATCGACGGTAAGGAATATTTAATCATGCGTGAAAGCGATATTTACGCAGTTATATAA
- a CDS encoding SPOR domain-containing protein gives MKLKLLIVFSFMALSQIFAQVVMTNNIPTKLPVGSDVVIEVKINKGTIANFTKYHMDVPNGMDVSEVDSRTGNFTFENNRAKIVWVSVPGEIEFTIKMKVHVNTQAPAEGTIAQKFYFLDGGVKKEVEAAPITIQFGGGTPITSAGSSSAETPKSTNNTTTQNTTPPATTQPATTTKAESKPTPVAQVSSISAPAATGLVYRVQLASSPTDPGRAKYAGLGSNFDIVKEDGMYKVLYGSYSSKEEALKAKDDLTTKGFNGFLVKYQNGVRVK, from the coding sequence ATGAAATTAAAATTATTAATTGTATTCAGCTTCATGGCACTTAGCCAAATTTTTGCGCAGGTGGTTATGACCAATAACATCCCTACTAAATTACCGGTGGGTTCAGATGTGGTTATTGAAGTAAAAATTAATAAAGGCACCATTGCCAACTTTACCAAATATCATATGGATGTTCCGAATGGTATGGACGTATCTGAAGTAGATTCACGCACCGGAAATTTCACTTTCGAAAATAACCGTGCTAAAATTGTGTGGGTATCTGTACCGGGAGAAATTGAATTTACCATTAAAATGAAAGTGCATGTAAATACTCAAGCACCGGCGGAAGGAACAATTGCACAAAAATTTTATTTCCTTGATGGCGGTGTAAAAAAGGAAGTAGAAGCAGCTCCTATTACCATTCAGTTTGGTGGAGGTACACCCATAACAAGTGCGGGTTCCTCATCAGCTGAAACACCAAAAAGTACCAACAACACTACCACTCAAAATACCACCCCTCCTGCAACTACACAACCTGCTACCACTACAAAAGCGGAAAGCAAACCAACGCCTGTAGCGCAAGTAAGCAGTATTTCGGCACCAGCAGCAACGGGATTAGTTTACCGTGTTCAGTTAGCATCTTCACCTACCGATCCGGGTCGTGCTAAATACGCAGGCTTAGGGAGTAATTTTGACATTGTAAAAGAAGACGGTATGTATAAAGTTCTTTACGGAAGTTATAGCAGTAAAGAAGAAGCTTTAAAAGCAAAAGATGATTTAACTACCAAGGGCTTCAATGGATTTTTAGTAAAATATCAAAATGGCGTTCGCGTTAAATAA
- a CDS encoding class I SAM-dependent rRNA methyltransferase: MKKIILHKGKEQSPLRKHPWIFSGAIKIKDELNEGEVVEVYSFDNKFLGVGHYTNSSISVRLVSFEKTELNDDFWFEKINKAYQYRKDLNILNENTNVCRLIFGEGDGLPGLIIDYYDGNIVFQAHSIAMHQNREAIVKALQKTFGAHLKCVYDKSAESLPKQYAAGVTNGYLFGTGGRVEVKENNCKFIIDWEKGQKTGFFVDQRENRFLLSKYSKGKKVLNTFSYTGGFSVYAALAGADLVHSVDASAPAIELCNENAKLNNIHNHEGFAVDTFDFLKDKDDVYDVIVLDPPAFAKSRDVKHNAVKGYIKLNALALKKIKPGGILFTFSCSGVIDKFLFYNSINAAAIEAGRNVRLLHYLYQPADHPVIPFFPEGEYLKGMVLWVE, translated from the coding sequence ATGAAAAAAATTATTCTGCACAAAGGTAAAGAGCAATCGCCTTTACGTAAACATCCCTGGATTTTTTCGGGAGCCATTAAAATTAAAGATGAATTAAATGAAGGGGAGGTTGTTGAAGTTTATTCTTTCGATAATAAATTCTTAGGAGTAGGGCATTATACCAATAGCAGTATTTCTGTTCGTTTGGTTTCGTTTGAAAAAACGGAGCTCAATGATGATTTTTGGTTCGAGAAAATTAATAAGGCTTATCAGTACCGTAAGGATTTAAATATCCTCAATGAAAATACAAATGTGTGCCGTTTAATTTTTGGTGAAGGTGATGGTTTACCTGGACTCATCATCGATTATTACGACGGAAATATTGTATTTCAGGCACACAGCATTGCTATGCATCAAAACCGCGAGGCAATTGTAAAGGCCCTACAAAAAACATTTGGTGCGCATTTAAAATGTGTGTACGATAAGAGTGCCGAATCACTTCCAAAGCAATATGCTGCCGGTGTTACTAATGGTTATCTTTTTGGTACGGGAGGAAGAGTAGAGGTGAAGGAAAATAATTGCAAGTTTATTATTGATTGGGAAAAGGGACAAAAAACAGGATTCTTTGTGGATCAGCGCGAAAATCGTTTTTTGCTTTCAAAATATTCTAAGGGTAAAAAAGTACTGAATACATTTTCATACACCGGCGGATTTTCGGTTTATGCGGCCTTGGCCGGAGCGGATTTAGTTCATTCGGTGGATGCTTCAGCGCCTGCAATCGAATTGTGTAACGAGAATGCGAAATTAAATAACATTCATAATCACGAAGGTTTCGCTGTTGATACCTTTGACTTTCTTAAAGATAAAGATGATGTGTATGATGTGATAGTTTTAGATCCTCCGGCTTTTGCAAAAAGTCGTGATGTAAAACATAATGCTGTGAAAGGCTATATCAAATTAAATGCATTAGCTCTAAAAAAAATAAAGCCCGGCGGAATTTTATTTACGTTTTCCTGCTCGGGCGTTATTGATAAATTTTTGTTTTATAATAGCATTAATGCTGCGGCAATAGAAGCAGGTCGCAATGTTCGCTTACTACATTATCTCTATCAACCCGCCGACCATCCTGTTATTCCTTTCTTCCCCGAAGGTGAATACTTAAAAGGAATGGTTCTTTGGGTAGAGTAA